Proteins encoded within one genomic window of Saccharopolyspora pogona:
- a CDS encoding FUSC family protein: MAKSVWTRVRGLLATEAGAPDPRQRQYAVLVLVAVVAGTAIGWIFDLQTPALIAGLTAVLALVATGGQSLRTDLRRFVWFTPALVLVMTVGPLLVNIPVLAGLAVALVVFGSGMLPALGEHYRIGGQTFAAATLVSTTTGIGSDQPALVLLASTAAGALFALVLRVIIGIGDPTRATRVAVARTLLEPGPGVVESAAAAWRADGSATWLGQVLAGAARFRAARETLLAQAQQSDRAEAARLEQIVAEADQVAAELARAVRSRACTGLPAAARRDPAQAVVARGGRQDLPDAVQGLNQGLDRIRATVMRRVETPLPPPAPGARRERVMGAVRAHLSFRSSLFRHALRCTLAVAFGMVIVLLLRDPSASSLLLALYVVLQPAARDSMTGALERTGGAVLGVTALAVLITLLPGTFLLVPLVIGGMLLNMTRLRADYQALLGCLIVVTVVDQAMRLDRPLVNVGISFAANTAVGAAIALSVGYLSYLVLPSSILPDVRGAVRSTVWAVSELLRSVRAAGQGVDLPVALQAANVLALRRTQDLLGMPAMLDGTGEETDDDRATRAAAIALDALRQDVATLAFRPEAEQAVAVPALRAVDDLLGGKPTAKIPDVPAGSAPATELLASSLVENALHARQAIDRTFGYDSPWKSYTISFVRPERLHIR, translated from the coding sequence GTGGCTAAATCGGTGTGGACACGAGTGCGGGGACTGCTGGCCACCGAGGCAGGAGCACCGGACCCCCGACAGCGCCAGTACGCCGTGCTGGTGCTCGTCGCCGTGGTGGCAGGCACCGCCATCGGATGGATCTTCGACCTGCAGACCCCGGCGCTGATCGCCGGGTTAACCGCGGTGCTGGCGCTGGTCGCCACCGGCGGCCAGTCGCTGCGCACCGACCTGCGCCGGTTCGTCTGGTTCACCCCGGCGCTGGTGCTCGTGATGACCGTCGGCCCACTGCTGGTGAACATCCCGGTGCTGGCCGGGCTCGCGGTGGCGCTGGTGGTCTTCGGCAGCGGCATGCTGCCCGCGCTGGGCGAGCACTACCGCATCGGCGGGCAGACCTTCGCCGCCGCGACGCTGGTGTCCACCACCACCGGGATTGGCTCCGACCAGCCGGCGCTGGTGCTGCTGGCCTCGACCGCCGCCGGCGCGCTGTTCGCGCTGGTCCTGCGAGTGATCATCGGCATCGGCGACCCGACCAGGGCGACTCGCGTGGCGGTCGCCCGGACGCTGCTCGAACCCGGGCCGGGTGTGGTCGAATCGGCCGCCGCCGCGTGGCGCGCCGACGGCTCGGCCACCTGGCTCGGCCAGGTGCTGGCCGGCGCGGCTCGCTTCCGCGCGGCGCGCGAAACCCTGCTCGCGCAGGCCCAGCAGAGCGACCGCGCGGAAGCCGCCCGCCTGGAGCAGATCGTCGCGGAGGCCGACCAGGTCGCCGCCGAACTCGCCCGTGCGGTGCGCTCCCGCGCCTGCACCGGACTGCCGGCCGCGGCTCGCCGCGACCCGGCGCAGGCCGTGGTGGCCCGCGGCGGACGGCAGGACCTGCCGGACGCGGTCCAGGGCCTCAACCAGGGGCTGGACCGGATCCGCGCCACGGTGATGCGCCGCGTCGAGACCCCGCTGCCGCCGCCGGCTCCCGGCGCGCGCCGGGAGCGGGTCATGGGCGCGGTCCGGGCGCACCTCTCGTTCCGCTCTTCGCTGTTCCGGCACGCGCTGCGCTGCACCCTCGCGGTCGCCTTCGGCATGGTGATCGTCCTGCTGCTGCGCGACCCCTCGGCGTCCAGCCTGCTGCTCGCGCTGTACGTGGTGCTGCAGCCGGCGGCGCGGGACAGCATGACCGGCGCGTTGGAGCGGACCGGTGGCGCGGTGCTCGGCGTGACCGCGCTGGCCGTGCTGATCACCCTGCTGCCGGGGACGTTCCTGCTGGTGCCGCTGGTGATCGGCGGCATGCTGCTGAACATGACGCGGCTGCGTGCGGACTACCAGGCGCTGCTCGGCTGCCTGATCGTGGTGACCGTCGTCGACCAGGCGATGCGGCTGGACCGACCGCTGGTGAACGTGGGCATCAGCTTCGCGGCGAACACCGCAGTCGGAGCGGCCATCGCGCTGAGCGTCGGCTACCTCAGCTACCTGGTCCTGCCCAGCAGCATCCTGCCGGACGTGCGCGGCGCGGTGCGGTCCACGGTGTGGGCGGTGTCCGAGCTGCTGCGTAGCGTGCGAGCGGCCGGGCAGGGCGTCGACCTGCCCGTGGCGCTGCAGGCGGCGAACGTGCTGGCGCTGCGGCGCACCCAGGACCTGCTGGGCATGCCGGCAATGCTCGACGGGACCGGTGAGGAGACTGACGACGACCGCGCGACGCGTGCGGCGGCCATCGCGCTCGACGCGTTGCGGCAGGACGTCGCGACGCTCGCGTTCCGGCCGGAGGCCGAGCAGGCGGTCGCGGTTCCGGCGCTACGCGCGGTGGACGACCTGCTGGGCGGCAAGCCGACGGCGAAGATCCCGGACGTGCCGGCGGGCAGCGCCCCGGCGACGGAGCTGCTGGCGAGCTCGCTGGTGGAGAACGCCCTGCACGCCCGCCAGGCGATCGACCGGACCTTCGGCTACGACAGCCCGTGGAAGAGCTACACGATCAGCTTCGTCCGCCCCGAACGCCTCCACATCCGCTGA